The following proteins are encoded in a genomic region of Thermococcus pacificus:
- the wtpA gene encoding tungstate ABC transporter substrate-binding protein WtpA: MKLRGVLLLVVMAVAVLAAGCIGGSNGSSGSNLEEKTLIVFHAGSLSVPFQQLEKEFSDYAEKNLGVKVTFQDEASGSVKAVRKVTDLGKKADIVAVADYTLIPQLMVPNYTDFYVLFATNEIVIAFTNESKYADEIDSDNWYEILARPGVTFGFSDPNQDPCGYRSVMVMKLADLYYGKPAFETLVEKNTNIYANGTHIYVPKEIQLKTNKVVIRPKETDLTGLVESGSLDYFFIYKSVAEQHNLRYITLPDEINLRDFGRADFYGQVSITLGSTGKTIKAKPIVYGVTVPKDAPNRELAIEFLKFLLGENGQRVFRENHQDFLNPPVAFGNVPEEIKALVKVEG, encoded by the coding sequence GGCTCCAGCGGTTCAAACCTGGAAGAAAAGACGCTCATAGTTTTTCACGCCGGCTCTCTCAGTGTTCCTTTCCAGCAGCTGGAGAAGGAGTTCTCTGACTACGCCGAAAAGAACCTCGGCGTTAAGGTCACCTTCCAGGACGAGGCGAGTGGTAGTGTTAAGGCCGTCAGAAAGGTAACCGATCTCGGGAAGAAGGCCGACATAGTTGCCGTCGCGGACTACACGCTCATTCCCCAGCTCATGGTTCCCAACTACACGGACTTCTACGTCCTCTTCGCGACGAACGAGATAGTCATAGCGTTCACCAACGAGAGCAAGTACGCGGACGAGATAGACTCTGACAACTGGTACGAAATCCTCGCGAGGCCTGGCGTCACCTTCGGTTTTTCAGACCCGAACCAGGACCCCTGCGGCTATCGCTCGGTCATGGTCATGAAGCTGGCCGACCTCTACTACGGAAAACCTGCCTTTGAGACCCTCGTCGAGAAGAACACGAACATCTACGCCAACGGAACCCACATCTACGTCCCCAAGGAGATTCAGCTCAAAACCAACAAGGTCGTCATAAGGCCGAAGGAGACCGATTTGACCGGCCTCGTTGAGAGTGGAAGCCTCGACTACTTCTTCATCTACAAGAGCGTCGCGGAGCAACACAACCTCCGCTACATTACCCTCCCGGATGAGATTAACCTCAGGGACTTCGGCAGGGCCGACTTCTATGGCCAGGTGAGCATAACTCTCGGCTCGACCGGGAAGACAATCAAGGCCAAGCCAATCGTTTACGGCGTCACCGTTCCCAAGGACGCACCCAACAGGGAGCTCGCCATCGAGTTCCTCAAGTTCCTCCTCGGCGAGAACGGCCAGAGGGTATTCAGGGAGAACCATCAGGACTTCCTCAACCCGCCGGTGGCCTTCGGGAACGTGCCAGAGGAGATAAAGGCGCTGGT